AGCTCAAGGAGGTTTTGATGGCATGAAAAGGTAGAGTATAGTATGACTACATTGACTAGATTAGTGATTTGTTGAGGTTGGTTTCTTAGCTATTTGGCTGTGAAATGGAAGGTTTAGGTATTCAATCAAGGGCATTTGGGTTTCATacaaagttgaaaaaaaaaatttgttggtTGTCTAATGTTGGAGCTAAGTGCTCATTTTGGAGCATTACTTGATAATACTAGTTGAGTTTTTTCTTAGTTGTCTAAACTTAAACTGTGCTATGCTTCTGACAAACTCTCTATGATGGTGTCACAGTTGAAActtttcaagaaaaatatactacatatatattgtGAACTAATTTCTAAAATTGCATTGTACATCATTTTCAAAAGCAACCTTGTAAATGTATCTATTCCcaagaaaaaaattttctacCGTAGAGGTTGTGTTCAACCTTGTGCTTTTTGTTACAGATTGGAACCTTGCTATACGCTCGTGTTGTCAAGGCCAATGCTGGCATGAACCCAGAATTATCATGTACTGATGGTGGGTTGGAGGCCTTCTAAGCTTGTACGCTTTTGGTCAAAACAGatgctttttttttctcttacttttttatttctatACAGCGAATGGTAAAGCAGCCGAATTCGGTCCACTGAAGGAGGGTTTCATGTTTGAAACATCAACTGGGCTTTCACGAATGTGAGAACTCTGCTGCCGTATTGaatatgttttatattttagatATGCTGTATCGAATATGTTTTATATTTAGATACGGTCCCACTAAGATTGCTACATTATGCATATCAATGTGAGAGATGTTAAAGTGGAATGTAGCAATTTTagatatgttttacattatgcATATCTTATTATGGCCAAATATCAATGGGCTGATGGGTCAGAAAGACTTGCTAAAATTCCAACTAGACTAATTGAAAAGTTTGTTGAATATCCAAAATACTATCTGAATAATAAAAAGTTCTAACTGAAAATACTAAAGAATCTGGTGAACCTGCtatctttaagctttttttaatgCTTCTTTTTGTATCTTTAGGCTTTTGAGCTCCCCCCCATGTCCGATTCTCGATGGTCTTGGAAAGAAGTTATCTTTCGAGATTGCTGTTGGTCTAAACGGACGAGTTTGGGTATTATTCTTAAAACATTCTGTTAATTTCTTCTCAGagcattcttcatctttcttctcTGGTTACTGCCTTTCTAGATTTATTGTCATGCACTACTTAATTTTCAGCCATCTGCATGAACCTctgtcatttttcatttttgcatTTGAATTCTTTAGTTTCTCTTGTATAAGCAAGTGTTCTTTTTCATCTTCTGATGCAATATATCATTTTCGAACTAGGTGAATGCCGAATCTCCATCCACCGTGATCCTGGTTAGCAATGCAATCATGAAGTCAGAGTCTCTAAGTGCTGCACAGCAAAAAATTACAGTTGAAAAACTTCTACAGAGAGTGCAATGATCTGTAACTGtaataataaagcttaattattcTATTGCCATTCTTTGTTTCTTTGACCCGATAGAGCTTAGTTGCAGCCTCGCAGGCACCTTTCCTTATAGCTTTTGGTTGTGTGTGCGAGCACACTTGTTAGGTTTGCTCATCGATTGTAGTAATTGAGTTTATTCACATCTTTGTATTTAGTAGGAATTAGAATATTGAAGTCCATCTACTACGTGTTGAAAAAGATATCGAAGTATGAAGATAGGAACAAAGTCGCCTATTTTTTTCCAATTGGACTTTTTGTTACTTATCTGAACTTATATTTGTTGAACAATGTAGAATTGGCTGGGGCAAAGGGGTTAGGTGTGAATTGAACTAGAAATTTTTTGCTCCCCACTAAGATTTGATTCTCATATTTGTTGTATGGtgacttattattattagtacatTATATGACTCACTTTTTCTAAAATCTTTATCCATTTATTTAACTCACATTTTGATCTCGTCTACATATTTCCTTTACTTtttcataaaggaaaaattagataGAATAGTTTAAActcttttatgatttttccaTAATAATCCTACcaattgattaaccatgaataatttcaattttaagtaGAAtttctagagtaaacttgggcaTTTGAACGAATTGTAATAGTAGGTAACTTATCAAAAAAGTTTATTGAATATTAATGTGAAATTAgagaaatttttttgtaaatttacataaaaaaattatgaataattaaaaaaaaaaacttattataaCAAGTCATTTGATTACTTGGTTTACTCTAAGCAAATACATCAAGTTTAGATTATTCATAGATAATTAATGAGTGAGATTagtgtagaaaaatcatgaaaaaattaaattattcaaagtaatttttcctttcatAAATTATCactttacttaatttttacacttattacaaatagaataattttCTTAAGTAATATATGCATTAATGCGtaaaaagtataaatatttattcaTATAATGAAAAAAGGAATTATTGAGAAAATTTCCAAAAACACCCAATAATTGATCACCTTTTTGAATGGTGCGACCGTgcgaacaaaaacaaaaacaaaataagagaTTACATATTAGGCATGTAATCGtacaataaaaaatttctaatcaatgtgatttgtaaatcagaaaaagataaaaaataaatcataaattaactaaagtccaaaaaaaaattaaaataacaaaattctcACTTCGTAAATCCTAGCATATTATCATTACAAATAACCCTTATTTACTAAAATTTCTTTCACATCAAATTGCTAACCGTAGTCACTCGAAGAAGACCTTAATTTCTCAACtctttcatcatcttcttcaccTTCTTCTTCTAGTAAGTAGTAAGCTCTCTTTTCATTCATGGTTTATTGCTATTCTACTTTGATCATCTAGGATTGTGCTGGGTTTATTGGTgcctatttttcttaataattttatatttgttgcAGTTTGATCTCATGCTTTGAGGCCGCTGGTCGATGGCGACTGAGTCACCTCCACCCAATTCTTCCAACAATCATCCCCCTAATCCAGGTccttttcttttgattcaattaatttactcaatttcatcttatttttctttttccttttgcGGTTTGCTAAGCTGAAAAAAATATGTGCAATTTGATTTCTTTAGTATGATGggtatttttatttgataagaACAAGGTCACCGAAGCAATATAAAAGTCCAAGATGGGTGGTAAAACgtttttgatgaatctgaaCATTGCAtagaaaagataataaaaagtACAAGTCACTATGATTAAACTATGAAAGACTCAAAGATTTAACGAGCTCAACCAATTTGATTTACATCCTCTGAGGTGGCGTACTTGAACGAATAATGGAATCCTTGACTCAAGAATTTGAAAGAGAAGAATTACAATGGAGAGAGATTTAGTATTAATGTAAACAAGGctagtttttttcttttatttttttttgtggctAATCATATTTGAGGACTAATGGGTTTTATATATACTAAGTGAtctttaaaaaataagattaataGAAGATAGAATTCATAAGAAAAAGATAGACTTTTAATCCGTGTGCAAATGCTTGTCTGAGCACTACACTCCAGTGCACATTCTGATTTCTTCCCAAACATGATATTCCTCCCTTGAGAACTTTCAATGTGAACCATTCTTGAACTTCCTTGGTCAAGTCCACAACCTTCCCGTCTCGTCTCAACACTTCAATCCAGCTATTGAATTGAGCCCATTGGAGGGAGTTGATATGGTATATAACATATAGTTTCTTTTCTTGTATTCAGTGTGAGGAATTTTCTATTCGTTATTATATGCTGCAAAAATGAAGGGGATGATGCTTATATGTTGCATTAGATTCTCAGGGAGGTGAAAGCTATTCGCTTCTTTGGCAATAATAATGTGGTTGAGCGGGTACTTTGTATACTTGGCCTTTGTGATTCAAATTGGTTCCACTGGAAATATATGCaagatttgattaattttttttttaataaaatacattCTATTTGCATAGGCCTTTTCACCTTGTATAGGAAAAATAAGTTCAGAATTGATGAGTTCAATAAGATTAAGTAAATCTAAGGTCTTTCCAAGTTTAGTTCACAACTAAATTGAGTTCTCATTTATTCATATAAACAAAGTTCAGGCAAGTATATTCTTCCAGGAAATTTAGATCAGCGTTGTTCAGGTtaaaagatgaagcttttgaccCTTTGTCCTGTATCATGGTAATATAAGCTTCTAACAGGAACAACTTAGAGACATCTTCAATATTTGACTGATTACCaaatattttatcaatttgATGTGAATGCCATCCATTTATTACTTTGCATTGAGTCACTCTCTTTCTGTTCACATTCAGTGTCTGAGCCTGCTCAAGCAATATTCAATGATCCTCAAGCAACTGCAAAGCCCCCCAAggaaatttcatcaaaatctgTATTTGTAAACTCCCAACCAATACGAGAGGAGCAGGTGCAGAATGCTGTGAACTTTCTTTCTCACCCAAGAGTTAGAGGATCCCCCATTGTTCACAGAAGAAATTTTCTTGAGAAGAAAGGTCTCACGAAAGAGGAAATCGATGAAGCATTCAGCCGTGTACCTGTAAGTAACTGTAATTAGTACTGAAACCTTGCTAGGAGTgtggaagaaaagaaaattggaGGAGGTTTGAGAACGTGAAATCGTTGTCTCTGTGTGCATTGCACACGTGTTTTTTTGGTTGTTCATTCTTGCTTGTCATGCAGCTTGACATTCTGTACAAAATTACAGGACCAATCCCCTGCTGTTGCAAGTGGTCAAAGCAGTACAACCCAAGGTACACTATTCAACAATATATGTGAGCCTAGCTACATTGAAATAATATCATGCTTCAAGCTTAGAATTTGTTGAATAATGTCTTAATGTGGTGCATTCACATGttttatttcataatattaCAGATGCTCAGGCAACCCCTGCAATAAATATTCAAGCTCAAGGTCCTACCCAGACCATGCAACCTGTGCCAGCCACTCAATCAGGTGTCATGTCGACCATGGGTAGAAGATTTCATTGGTCACATGCAGTGCTTGCTGTAGGATTTTTGGCTATATCTGGTGCTGGaacaattgtaatttttaaagtatGATGAATATTGCCTTTCTAAAGTTTTTTGATGTCCCAAGTTATCTTATTATATGGGTTGATAATTGACATccaattcaattttcttttttgtatgtGAAATTTGATTACTAAATGTTCTTTTATGATTAGTTTTTTCTTCTTGAGAGCACACTGTTGTTTATAGTATTAGTAACTGATAAGTTGATTGTTGTCTGCAGAATTCAGTCATTCCTAGGCTAAAGTCTTGGATCCGTACGGTTGTTTTGGATGATGAGAATGCCGTTGGAAAAGAATTGGCTGGGAAACCGAGTTTGGTTGAAGAAGCTGCTGCAGCTGCaaaagcagcagcagcagcagcatcGGATGTGGCAAAGGCTAGTCAAGATATGTTGATTACAAAGAATGAAGGTGTGTCATATAAATGTTTTGTCCCACATATAGTTTTGATTTTCTTGGCACTGTTGCTTCAACTAGCGCGTCTTCTAACCATTACAGAAAAGAAAAGCTTTGCGGAATTTGTGAGCTTATTGGACATGCAACTTCAGGAAATGAAGACAATGAGAAATGCTATTACAAAATTAGAAGGTGAGCTATGTATCCGCTAGATTTCATTGTGTGCTTTCATCTTTGGTTGTGAACACTTTGTTATATTGTTAGCATGCAAACACTTTTTGAATCATACTTTCCTACTAAGGAGAAGATGAGTGAAATCAGTTGATGTTAAGGATCTGATTACACTTAAGTATGTATATGGTGATTGGCCGTCAGACATCTGTGTAGGAGGCTTAGGAGCTCTATAATAAATGCTTTGTAATTCTAAGCATTGTCTTCCTGctatttaagaattagtaaaTGACTCATTTATATTTCTTGGATATGGACAGGAAGGTCTTGAGTTCTTAGGTTCTTGGCTACCTGTTACTGTTTAGGCTCCAAAACTCTACTCTTAAAGTTAAAGTAGTCGATTATTCTTCACTTGTTGGCCAAGTACTGTACTGTAAACTTGAATTTGTTAGATGATCAGAGTGTACTTGAATTTTAAGCATTACAATTTTTCTTTGATAAGTTGGCATATGTGCTGCTTTTCTGTTGGCAAAGTTTTTCTGTCAACTTCTTTTTTGTAAATTGGTACGGCCAGCTCATGTGCTGAGCTGCCTGAGCATATTAATGTACCACTCTCAAGTTCTGACTTCTGAAgtttatttattgataaattataaataacaaGAATTATTGTTGACCAGTTTACATTTCTCGGTGGACCAGAAGTCTCTTGTTATCGTTCAATCGATCTGAGTTTTGTTTGTTCTCATCCTTTTATCGTCAGGACAGAAAACAAGAATCCATTCGACCACAATCTGAATATTTGGTGGTCCATCAAATTTTCATGGAATTTGTGTCAATCAACTTGAGAGCCATACCTTCTCTTAATTCTTTAAtcgtttgtttcttttgctctTAAACTTACTCTGACCATCCAATTATTTCAATAAGTTATTTCTGGTGTCCTCAGGATCCTTCATGGAAATTTTGAACTTTTGTCAATTCTGTATTGAGTTGCTGATCATATTCAAATGTAGTGAGTTATTAATTTGCGAATAAATAGATTTTTGGTGGGTTAATTCCCCTTTCATTCTCTTGATTTAATATCAAGTTAggtaattttgatttattatttctattagcCACCCATTTCAATTCTATAGGTATTGGTAATTCTATCTATTGATGGTTAAGTCAATTCTCAATGGTggccaaagatttataattatttagtttCAGATTATAGTGgactatattaaaatgactcattatgtgcacttcttatttctGTGAAGTTGGAgatgatgttttttttattaaggctCAATTACAAACGAtatctttgttatcactaaaaAGGGTAAGGTTGCATTCATCTTACCCTTCCTCAGACCCCGCTTAGGTGGGAGCCTCTAATTGCATTGGGGTATTGGAATATTGGAATATATATCTATTGATGATTAAGAGATTTGGTCTTCACTTCCA
This Amaranthus tricolor cultivar Red isolate AtriRed21 chromosome 13, ASM2621246v1, whole genome shotgun sequence DNA region includes the following protein-coding sequences:
- the LOC130797899 gene encoding uncharacterized protein LOC130797899, with product MEEKASSSFKTFINQFVVPGDVVLDLSTMAQQTIKLGSGLHQDNDVISTVKAGKLRFTKPNKYWVEGSHKRYVPSVGDHVLGIVVESRADNFLMDIKGPTLAVLPVLAFEGVIRRNIPRFEIGTLLYARVVKANAGMNPELSCTDANGKAAEFGPLKEGFMFETSTGLSRMLLSSPPCPILDGLGKKLSFEIAVGLNGRVWVNAESPSTVILVSNAIMKSESLSAAQQKITVEKLLQRVQ
- the LOC130798641 gene encoding peroxisomal membrane protein PEX14, whose translation is MATESPPPNSSNNHPPNPVSEPAQAIFNDPQATAKPPKEISSKSVFVNSQPIREEQVQNAVNFLSHPRVRGSPIVHRRNFLEKKGLTKEEIDEAFSRVPDQSPAVASGQSSTTQDAQATPAINIQAQGPTQTMQPVPATQSGVMSTMGRRFHWSHAVLAVGFLAISGAGTIVIFKNSVIPRLKSWIRTVVLDDENAVGKELAGKPSLVEEAAAAAKAAAAAASDVAKASQDMLITKNEEKKSFAEFVSLLDMQLQEMKTMRNAITKLEGQSYIAGRNQVREDYLDGSVVRSRFQPPVGSRPEYDIRSVRSVSPPASIEPPHPKSYMEIMDMVQRGERPPNVRDIDDRPPNPNQPISNSSLVPRAKPWEVGKPTSSTSYVPQSQVTNGGPAQDNGVTYQYNNNNSTPWWQQKSTRITEIENGDSQNFGSGSNGTTNTINVGPTQRRWVPPQPPPVSMPEAAVAIRQPKSNPKDVNLNAEEAAQPMTALDELLRITQESESCGQVETNGGGGSSDINFSELQADQITEV